The Pyxidicoccus trucidator genomic interval GATGCCGATGCCCTCGTCGCGGACGATGATGCGCGCCGCGGCGCCGACGCGCTCCACGCGCACCTCAATGGGCGCGCCCGCGCCGTACTTGATGGCGTTCTGCAGGAGGTTGGTCACCACCTGGTCCAGGCGCAGCCGGTCGAAGTGGCCCACGAGGGGGGCCTCCAGCTGGAGCGCGAGCGTGGAGCCCGCGGAGTCGACTTCGTCGCGCAGCCGCGCCACGGCGTCCGCCACCAGCGCGCTCAGGTCCACCAGGTCCAGCGAGAGCTGGAGCCGTCCGGTGGTGATTTGCGACACGTCGAGCAGGTTCTCCACCAGCGCCGACAGCCGGCTCACCTGCCGCCCCGCGGAGAGGATGCGGTCCCCCACGTGCGTGCGCGCCTCCGGACTCAGGTTCCGCTCGATGAGCTCCAGTTGCAGGCGGAAGGCTGTCAGCGGCGTCTTCAGCTCGTGGCTCGCCACCGAGAGGAAGTCGTCGCGTACGCGGACCGCCTCGCGCAGGTGCGACTCCATCACCTCACGCCGGGTCACCTCACCGCGCATCCGCGACAGCTCCAGCGTCGAGCGGGCACGGGCCACCAGCTCGCGTGCGGAGAAGGGCTTGACGAGGTAGTCGTCCGCGCCCGCCTCCAGTCCCTCCACGCTCGCCTCATCCCCGGCGCGCGCGGACAGCATGATGACCGGTAGCGAGCGGGTGCGCGGCTCGTCGCGCAGCGCCTTGAGCAATCCGAAGCCGCCCAGCCGCGGCATCATCACATCCGTCACCACGAGGTCGAACGGGCCATGGCCGGCGATGAGGTCCAGCGCCTGCTCGCCGTCCTCCGCCGTGACGACCTCGAACAGGGTGCCGAGCACGCGCGCGAGGTACTCGCGCAGGTCCGCGTTGTCGTCCACCGCCAGCACGCGCCCGCGCTTCCCGTCGGCGGGGAGCGGCTCTCCACGGGGAAGTGCCTCCGGGCGCGCGGACGGGCTCACTCCCGCGCCCTGGTCGGGGAGCCAGCGCAGCGCCTCCTCCACGAAGGTCTCAGGTCCGGTCGCCGTCGACTCCCGGGTACGCGCGGCGCGGAGGCGCGCGCTGGGGAGGTGCTCGCTCCCCAGTGGCAGCGCCACGGTGAAGGCGGTGCCCCTCCCCTCCTCACTGTCCACTCGCACCTCGCCCCCGTGCAGGTGCGCCAGCTCGCGCACCAGCGACAGGCCGATGCCGCTGCCCTCGTGGGTGCGGCTCCGGGCGCCCTTCACGCGGAAGAAGCGGTCGAACAGGCGCGGCTGGTCCGCGGCGGGAATGCCCGTGCCGGTGTCCTCCACCGTCAGCAGGGACTGGCCCCTCTCCTGGCGCAGGCGCACGGAGATGCCGCCCTCGAAGGTGAACTTCAGGGCGTTGGACAGCAGGTTGAGGACGATTTTCTCCCACAGCTCCCGGTCCACGAACACGGGCGCGGCCAGCGGCGGGCAGTCCACCGTCAGCACCAGCCCCGCGCGCTCGATGGCGGAGCGGAAACCACTGGCCAGGTCCACGGTGAGGGTCGCCAGGTCCACCGGCTCGAAGCTCGCCTCCAGGCGGCCCGCCTCCAGGCGCGAGAAGTCCAGCAGTGTGTTGACGAGCCGCAGGAGCCGCATGGCATTGCGGTGCACCAGCTCCAGCTCCCGCCGCTCGGCGTCACCGAGGCGGCGCGACGCGAGCAGGTCCTCCACCGGCCCCAGCATCAGCGTGAGCGGCGTGCGGAACTCATGGCTCACGTTGCTGAAGAACGCCGTCTTCACCCGGTCCAGCTCCGCCAGCGCTTCGGCGCGGCGACGCTCGTCCGCGTACGCGCGCGCGTTGCGCAGCGCCCCCGAGACTTGTCCCGCCAGCAGCTCGAAGAAGGACTGGTAGCCCGCGTCGAGCGCGCGGTTGGGGCTCACCCCCGCGACGAGGACACCCAGCGGCGTACCCTGCCCCTCCGCGGCGAGGGGGAGCACCAGCGCCGAGCGCACCGCGTCTCCCCAGGGGCCGCCCTTCACCGAGACGCGGCGCTCGACGTCGTCCACCCGCACCGTCTCGCCCGCCGAGGCCCTCGCGAGGGGCCACCCCGTGTCCTCCCCGGTTGCCAGGTCCACGATGGAGGGGCTCGCGGCTCCGCCCGCCGGAAGTCCGACGGTGCCGCACAGCGTGAGGCGCTGGCCATCCGACGAGCGCAGGTAGAGCAGCGCGAAGGGCACATCCAGCCGGTGTCCGGCGAGGGCCTCGGCCAGCCCCTGGCAGGTCCGCTCCATGCTGTGCGTCTCCCCGGCCTGGGCGGCGAGGTCGCTCAGCAGGCGGAGGCGCCGCTCGGAGATGACCTGCGGAGTCACTTCCGTACACACCGCGAGCATACCCATCACCGCGCCCGAGTCGTCCTCCGCGGGCGCGTGGGACACGTCGAAGTAGGCCTCCTCGCGGTAGCCCGAGCGCTCCAGCAGCAGCAGCAGCGCCGGCAGCCAACTGGCCACGCCCGTCTCCATCACCTGCCGGATGACCGGCCCCAGCGTGTCCCACGCCTCCGCCAGCGTGACGCGGATGTCGATGCCGAGCGCCGCCGGGTGCTTGTCTCCGATGAGCCGCGAGTAGCCGTCGTTGTAGAACTGGGTGAGCTGGGGCCCCCACGTGAGAATCATGGGGAAGCGCGAGGCCAGCATCGTCTTGACGAGCACCTTGAGGCTCCGCGGCCAGGCCGACGGCGGCCCTACCGGCGTGGACCCCCAGTCCCGCGCGCGGATGAGCTCGCGCAGCTCGCCAGGGTTGCCCAGGGCATCCAGCCAGGCCTCCCGCGCGGAGCCCTGCGGCACGGCGCGTTGCCGTGGAGTGTCCTGCCTGGCCTGGTCGTCCATCGTCCCCGGTCTCCTCCTGCGTTGCTGCTGCCGTGAGTCCACCTCCAGCGGCTGGCGCCTCCGGGAGCCCACTCGGGCCCACCGACTGGAGGGCATATCGGTAACCACCGTTCCGCGGAGCTGCTCCTCCCAAGGGCACCCTGACGGGCCCTTCTGGGACGCTGGAATGAAGAAGCTGTCATGTGCCCGACGCTCGGGGCTGTCCACCCGGAATCACCCGGCAGGCAGGGAGGCAGGCGGCGGCTCCCACGCAGGCCCGCGCCGTCGCAGCCCGAAGCCCGCCTGGTCCGTCAGCGGGGCCCGGGACGCTCCGAAACACCCCGAGTAGCGCCGAGTGGTACTCCCTGTAAGGCCGCCCTCGGAAAATTGGCTCAGGAATCGCTCGTCGTCCTCGTCGCTCACCTGCTCCTTCCTCCAACATCCCCACCTTCCATGCGCCCCACCATCGCGGTCATCAACGGCGAGCAGTACTGGCAGAGCTACTTCCCCGACTGCGAGGTCGTCCCGCGACGGCTCCAGGACGCGGCGTGGGTGCTGCGGGACGGGGAGCTGTGGTGCCTCAACCGCGAGGCGGCGACGCGCATCGACGGAGTCTTCTGGCGCGTGGGCGCGATTCGTCCGGACCCGCGACACCGGACGGTGCTGGACGTGCTGCGCCTGAGCGGCGTGCCCTGCGTCAACCCCGCGTCGGCCCTGGCCCGCTGCCAGGACCGCCTGTCCATGCTGGCCGAGCTGCGCGCCGCGGGGCTGCCCGTCATTCCCTTCGACGTGGCCCTCGGCGACGACATGGTCCGCCGCATCGCCCGCCCCGCCCCCTTCGTGGTCAAGGTGGGCAACCACCACGGGGGCTATGGCAAGGCGCTGGTCCGCAGCGAGGCGGAGTGGTTCGAGGTCGCCGACCTGCTGTTCGCCGCCAATGACTACGCCGTCATCGAGCCGTACATCGACTACCGGCGGGACGTGC includes:
- a CDS encoding ATP-binding protein → MDDQARQDTPRQRAVPQGSAREAWLDALGNPGELRELIRARDWGSTPVGPPSAWPRSLKVLVKTMLASRFPMILTWGPQLTQFYNDGYSRLIGDKHPAALGIDIRVTLAEAWDTLGPVIRQVMETGVASWLPALLLLLERSGYREEAYFDVSHAPAEDDSGAVMGMLAVCTEVTPQVISERRLRLLSDLAAQAGETHSMERTCQGLAEALAGHRLDVPFALLYLRSSDGQRLTLCGTVGLPAGGAASPSIVDLATGEDTGWPLARASAGETVRVDDVERRVSVKGGPWGDAVRSALVLPLAAEGQGTPLGVLVAGVSPNRALDAGYQSFFELLAGQVSGALRNARAYADERRRAEALAELDRVKTAFFSNVSHEFRTPLTLMLGPVEDLLASRRLGDAERRELELVHRNAMRLLRLVNTLLDFSRLEAGRLEASFEPVDLATLTVDLASGFRSAIERAGLVLTVDCPPLAAPVFVDRELWEKIVLNLLSNALKFTFEGGISVRLRQERGQSLLTVEDTGTGIPAADQPRLFDRFFRVKGARSRTHEGSGIGLSLVRELAHLHGGEVRVDSEEGRGTAFTVALPLGSEHLPSARLRAARTRESTATGPETFVEEALRWLPDQGAGVSPSARPEALPRGEPLPADGKRGRVLAVDDNADLREYLARVLGTLFEVVTAEDGEQALDLIAGHGPFDLVVTDVMMPRLGGFGLLKALRDEPRTRSLPVIMLSARAGDEASVEGLEAGADDYLVKPFSARELVARARSTLELSRMRGEVTRREVMESHLREAVRVRDDFLSVASHELKTPLTAFRLQLELIERNLSPEARTHVGDRILSAGRQVSRLSALVENLLDVSQITTGRLQLSLDLVDLSALVADAVARLRDEVDSAGSTLALQLEAPLVGHFDRLRLDQVVTNLLQNAIKYGAGAPIEVRVERVGAAARIIVRDEGIGIAPEDQERIFGRFERAVSARKYGGFGLGLWISRQVVVAHGGTVSVVSAPDRGATFTVELPLLEARKARPPGEERDAS
- a CDS encoding ATP-grasp domain-containing protein, with amino-acid sequence MRPTIAVINGEQYWQSYFPDCEVVPRRLQDAAWVLRDGELWCLNREAATRIDGVFWRVGAIRPDPRHRTVLDVLRLSGVPCVNPASALARCQDRLSMLAELRAAGLPVIPFDVALGDDMVRRIARPAPFVVKVGNHHGGYGKALVRSEAEWFEVADLLFAANDYAVIEPYIDYRRDVRCLAIRDRYWAMAREGAGWKANVQTRKHQVIDPPEALVGYTQRALEHLGADIVALDFLETQEGEFVLLECNDTPGLSGFPEVLREELAECLRERMRR